The proteins below are encoded in one region of Podarcis raffonei isolate rPodRaf1 chromosome 8, rPodRaf1.pri, whole genome shotgun sequence:
- the ZNRF1 gene encoding E3 ubiquitin-protein ligase ZNRF1: MGGKQSTAGATATGRSRGGPLAGVSSDDSAVPPPGGAPHFGHYRGAGGGGGPAMGLRSRSVSSVAGVGVGLGMEPAAAGSVPFGLYTAAAAAGATTTTAAAGADSERGPGGGSGADSTPYAHGNGFQETGGGHHRDGMLYLGSRASLADALPLHIGPRWFSSHSGFKCPICSKSVASDEMEMHFIMCLSKPRLSYNDDVLTKDAGECVICLEELLQGDTIARLPCLCIYHKSCIDSWFEVNRSCPEHPSD; this comes from the exons ATGGGCGGCAAGCAGAGCACGGCGGGCGCAACGGCCACGGGGCGCTCCCGGGGCGGGCCCTTGGCCGGCGTGTCGAGCGACGACAGCGCGGTGCCGCCGCCCGGGGGAGCCCCCCACTTCGGGCACTACCGGGGCGCGGGCGGCGGCGGAGGGCCCGCCATGGGCTTGCGCAGCCGCTCCGTCAGCTCCGTGGCCGGCGTGGGCGTAGGGCTGGGCATGGAGCCCGCCGCGGCCGGCAGCGTCCCCTTCGGCCTCTACACGGCGGCGGCTGCAGCGGGGGCCACGACGACGACAGCCGCGGCGGGAGCAGACTCGGAGCGGGGTCCCGGCGGCGGGTCGGGCGCGGACTCTACCCCTTACGCCCATGGCAACGGTTTCCAGGAGACGGGAGGCGGTCACCACAGAGACGGGATGCTCTACCTGGGGTCCAGGGCCTCGCTGGCTGATGCGCTGCCTCTGCACATCGGACCCCGGTGGTTCAGCTCGCACAGCG GTTTCAAGTGCCCCATTTGTTCCAAATCCGTGGCTTCCGACGAAATGGAAATGCACTTTATCATGTGTCTGAGCAAGCCCCGCCTCTCCTACAATG ATGATGTCCTAACAAAGGATGCAGGCGAGTGTGTCATCTGCCTGGAGGAACTCCTGCAGGGGGACACGATAGCCCGGCTGCCCTGCCTGTGCATTTACCATAAAAG TTGTATAGATTCCTGGTTTGAAGTGAACAGATCCTGCCCAGAACACCCTTCGGATTGA